The Nitrospirota bacterium genome contains the following window.
TAAAAACTATAACAGGCTCATATACATATTTTTCAAAAAAGGGTGTTATTTCGCTGCTGTATTTTATGGACTTTACAAAAAATGGTTTTACAATATAGGAGACTTTAAGTTCCCTCCTCGGAAGATAGATTCTCTTAAATATAAGCTTTATGGGCTTTATAAATGCTGTTGCTGTATACTGCATCCTTGCATTAAGAGCAGGAATCCCACAATCCCACGAGTCACCATAGGCTACCTTCCTTTTGCCTCCGACAGTGAGAATAAATATACCAGTAGCAATAAACATGATAATCATTGTAATGAGTATTGCCAGGGGCGAAAGAGCCGACAAGGTTTCACTTATATTCAGAAAGCCTTTCTCTGATAATATGCCGTATGAACCTGTAATGAGAAAAGAGGCAGGAGAAATCACCGATATGACAGAGCCGGGGAATATGCCGAATACAAGGCACAGCACGGCAAGAAAAGCCATTCCTGCTACCATTGATGGGGATGATTCCTTTACATTCTCTGCATGATGGCTCCTCGGCATTCCCAGAAAGGATATGCCGAATGCCTTTACAAAACATGCAGCAGCAAGGGCACCTGTGAGTGCCAGAGCAGCGCCGCCAAGGGGAGATATTATCTTCGATGTGATTGATGGAGACTTAAAACCGAGCAGCAGCGACTGATATGTAAGCCATTCACTCACAAAGCCATTAAATGGAGGAAGGGCACATATGGAAACAGAACCTATAAGAAAAAATAACCCTGTGTAGGGCATTGATTTAATGAGCCCGCCCATTTTCTCCATATTTTTCGTATGAGTTGCATGCATCACAGAGCCAGAACCTAAAAAGAGCAACCCCTTGAACACGGCATGGTTGAATATATGATAAAGTGCTGCTATAAGGCCGATGGCAGAAAGATTATAAAGGCCATGACTCTTAAATACCATTGAGGCTCCGATACCAAGTAGGATAATCCCTATATTCTCAACGCTTGAATATGCAAGGAGCCTCTTTATGTCGTTTTCCATCAGGGCATACAAAACGCCATAAACAGCAGAAATGGCCCCGATTATAAGTATGACTATTCCCCACCATTCAGGACCCTGCCCCATTATATCCAT
Protein-coding sequences here:
- the hyfB gene encoding hydrogenase 4 subunit B, yielding MDPESYLYIGVLFFISGVAISLLPLSKVKNYTYILSALGSVGFALLSLYLLFATPVNLFSIPISSVFDFAFGGDAISGLFVLAISILTFAVSIYSIGYTKDLKNKGLMGFLFNIFILSMYAVILSGNIITFLISWETMSIVSYFLVTFDRNEKSAKAGLIYAVMTHIGTAFIVALFLILYKQTGSMSFSDMKGLSSQIPENLKHLIFIFSIIGFGTKAGIMPLHTWLPRAHPAAPSNISSLMSGVMIKTGIYGFIRISMDIMGQGPEWWGIVILIIGAISAVYGVLYALMENDIKRLLAYSSVENIGIILLGIGASMVFKSHGLYNLSAIGLIAALYHIFNHAVFKGLLFLGSGSVMHATHTKNMEKMGGLIKSMPYTGLFFLIGSVSICALPPFNGFVSEWLTYQSLLLGFKSPSITSKIISPLGGAALALTGALAAACFVKAFGISFLGMPRSHHAENVKESSPSMVAGMAFLAVLCLVFGIFPGSVISVISPASFLITGSYGILSEKGFLNISETLSALSPLAILITMIIMFIATGIFILTVGGKRKVAYGDSWDCGIPALNARMQYTATAFIKPIKLIFKRIYLPRRELKVSYIVKPFFVKSIKYSSEITPFFEKYVYEPVIVFIHWIAGRVRLLQSGSLHLYLGYILVTLILLLIFGT